Sequence from the Qipengyuania gaetbuli genome:
GAACGCCCAGATGACCGTCAGGTCGACATCAACACCCATCGGTCGCCTCCTCCTTGCCTGCGGGAAGGACATCCGGGTCGCGGCCCGGGTTCTGCGTTGGCCCCGGCGTAATGCCGGCGGTCCTGACCGGGCCCTTTTCGGTGCGTTTCACGCCCTTCTCACCGGTGTGCGGGGACTGGCTCATCAGGCGTAATATGTACCACGTACCCACGCCGAAGACCGCGAAGTAGACGATCACGAACGCGATAAGCGAGGTCGCGACGGCCGGCGCGTCGAGCGGGCTGGCGCTGTCGGCGGTGCGCAGCACGCCATAGATCGTCCAGGGCTGGCGGCCGACCTCGGTCGTTATCCAGCCCGCAATCACCGCGACGAAGCCCGACGGCCCCATCACGATCGCAGCGCGGTGTAGCCAACTCCAGTCGTAAAGCTTGCCGCGCATTCGTGCGAGCAGGCTCCACGCGCCGATGCCCAGCATCAGGAAACCGATCCCGACCATCACGCGGAAAGCCCAGAACACGGGGAAGACGGGCGGCTGGTCCTCGTCCGCAATCGTGTCGAGCCCGTCGAGCGGGGCGTCGAGTTCGTGCTTGAGGATCAGGCTCGAAAGCTTGGGAATGCCGAAGGCGTAGTCCAGCCGCTGCTCTTCGTCATTGGGTATGCCGAACAGGTAGAGCGGGGCCCCGTCCGGATGGCTTTCGTAATGCCCCTCCATCGCCATGACCTTGGCAGGCTGGTGCTCCAGCGTGTTGAGGCCGTGCATGTCGCCGGCAAAAATCTGCACCGGTGCGACCAGCGCGGCCATCCACATAGCCATCGAGAACATCTTGCGTGCGTGCTGGTTGGCGCTGTCCTTCAGCAGGTGCCAAGCCCCGACCCCGCCGACCACGAATGCGGTTGTCAGATAGGCGGCAATCACCGTGTGGACGAGGCGGTAGGGGAAGCTGGGATTGAAGACGATTTCGAACCAGCTCGCCTCGGGCAGGAACTGGCCGTTCGCGCCTTCGACGAAACCAACCGGGGT
This genomic interval carries:
- a CDS encoding cytochrome ubiquinol oxidase subunit I; the encoded protein is MFENADALMLARIQFAFTVSFHFIFPAFSIGLASYLAVLEGLWLKTGKQVYQDLFKYWLKIFAIAFAMGVVSGIVMSYQFGTNWSAFSDKAGPVIGPLMAYEVLTAFFLEAGFLGVMLFGMNRVGKGLHFTATLMVAVGTFISAFWILSVNSWMQTPVGFVEGANGQFLPEASWFEIVFNPSFPYRLVHTVIAAYLTTAFVVGGVGAWHLLKDSANQHARKMFSMAMWMAALVAPVQIFAGDMHGLNTLEHQPAKVMAMEGHYESHPDGAPLYLFGIPNDEEQRLDYAFGIPKLSSLILKHELDAPLDGLDTIADEDQPPVFPVFWAFRVMVGIGFLMLGIGAWSLLARMRGKLYDWSWLHRAAIVMGPSGFVAVIAGWITTEVGRQPWTIYGVLRTADSASPLDAPAVATSLIAFVIVYFAVFGVGTWYILRLMSQSPHTGEKGVKRTEKGPVRTAGITPGPTQNPGRDPDVLPAGKEEATDGC